One Nitrosopumilus piranensis genomic region harbors:
- a CDS encoding carboxypeptidase-like regulatory domain-containing protein yields MYKKAGIVGIFSFLMLFSFIQTSEAELWELVIDLNMEKSAIVSGETVVITGKVVDHAYNPIQGAEVLIRTGSDTTKAFTDPEGVFRGEFKDFDKIPGTYTINVIATWNGMTGLKTTQFQVKGDISPVSALQEKLNTEEARRYLGSNESDFEKDPIGQTLFKYYHGLLQELLLEQKDERESIEEDLYLEEQRIIADELKVQAIEEYNPGYGVFEGLNYEDYVNNLNPEIQDIVSSQLNFTKNIFEEAQIVKAQILADGGTYEEAQKAYLEMLSIPKEKLDEFIDEKLRELENSEESSEENYEEKND; encoded by the coding sequence GTGTACAAAAAAGCAGGAATAGTAGGGATATTTTCATTTTTGATGCTATTTTCATTTATCCAGACATCTGAGGCGGAATTATGGGAGTTAGTCATAGACCTCAACATGGAGAAAAGTGCAATAGTTTCAGGAGAAACAGTAGTTATCACAGGTAAGGTAGTAGACCATGCATATAATCCCATTCAAGGAGCAGAGGTACTAATCAGAACAGGTTCAGATACCACAAAAGCATTCACTGACCCAGAGGGAGTGTTTAGAGGGGAATTCAAGGATTTTGACAAAATTCCAGGAACCTATACAATTAATGTAATTGCAACATGGAATGGAATGACAGGACTCAAAACAACACAATTCCAAGTAAAGGGGGACATTTCACCTGTTTCAGCATTACAAGAAAAATTAAACACAGAGGAGGCAAGAAGATATCTTGGTTCAAATGAAAGTGATTTTGAAAAAGATCCAATTGGGCAAACCCTCTTCAAATATTATCATGGATTATTACAAGAATTACTTTTAGAACAAAAAGATGAAAGAGAGTCAATTGAAGAAGACTTGTACTTAGAAGAACAAAGAATCATAGCAGATGAACTAAAAGTTCAAGCAATTGAAGAATATAATCCAGGTTATGGAGTGTTTGAAGGGTTAAACTATGAAGACTATGTAAATAACTTGAATCCTGAAATTCAAGACATCGTTAGTAGCCAATTAAACTTTACAAAGAATATTTTTGAAGAAGCACAAATAGTAAAAGCCCAAATTTTAGCAGATGGTGGAACATATGAAGAAGCACAGAAGGCATATCTTGAAATGTTATCAATTCCAAAAGAGAAATTAGACGAATTTATTGATGAAAAACTAAGAGAATTAGAAAATTCTGAAGAATCATCAGAAGAGAATTATGAAGAAAAGAACGATTGA
- a CDS encoding ABC transporter permease — protein sequence MSSITPQEIKQEFLKSKIGIAGIAILSILIAISIIAIIAIPVETFQEWNNPGNWILYPKVAIPIWVNIFMTEKIPEHKILENPTIQTNSEGEINLSSHKFGIDFDYEFFPNDFIYVFSSEYSESVLLQMSVIRPDGIKLELISTSLPHSNSKTIHTERIFSTDEAIKKNLFLQSEIFDFSLERLSAEDIVFSKTKTNEPLKGKYIFSIDTYSINSEIKTHESKLIIGGKAFGMMGTDELRRDLAIGLLWGTPLALFIGLVVSIASVIMGLLYGVYAGFKGKKTDEVMMRFNDVIYALPALPFLIILSVTISNSIFVLVGFLMIFGWVGIAKVARSMSLQIKTRGYVDAANMMGQKNSKIVLKHILPQLLPYAFASIAISVPAAITTEAGLSFLGLGDPSFPTWGHILHDANTFGAAARGLWWWIMPPGVMIAIAGLAFVFIGNALDAIVNPKLKR from the coding sequence ATGAGTAGCATAACCCCCCAAGAAATAAAGCAAGAATTTCTAAAAAGCAAAATAGGAATTGCAGGAATTGCCATTCTCAGTATTCTTATTGCAATATCAATTATTGCCATAATTGCCATTCCAGTTGAGACATTTCAAGAATGGAACAATCCTGGAAACTGGATCCTGTATCCCAAAGTCGCAATTCCTATTTGGGTAAATATTTTCATGACTGAAAAAATTCCTGAACATAAAATTCTTGAAAACCCAACCATCCAAACTAATTCTGAAGGTGAAATTAATTTATCATCACATAAATTTGGAATTGATTTTGACTATGAGTTTTTTCCAAATGACTTTATCTATGTTTTTTCATCAGAATATTCTGAATCAGTGTTATTACAAATGTCAGTTATTAGACCTGACGGAATAAAATTAGAACTGATATCAACATCATTGCCACATTCTAATTCAAAAACAATTCATACAGAAAGGATCTTTTCAACAGATGAAGCAATAAAGAAAAATTTGTTTTTGCAATCAGAAATATTTGATTTTAGTTTAGAAAGATTATCAGCTGAAGACATTGTATTTTCAAAAACTAAAACAAACGAACCACTCAAAGGAAAATATATTTTTTCAATCGATACATATTCTATTAATTCAGAGATTAAGACTCATGAATCCAAATTGATTATTGGTGGCAAAGCATTTGGAATGATGGGAACAGATGAATTAAGACGTGATCTTGCCATAGGATTGCTATGGGGAACCCCACTGGCATTATTCATAGGATTAGTTGTATCTATTGCGTCAGTAATTATGGGATTATTGTATGGAGTTTATGCAGGATTCAAGGGCAAAAAAACAGATGAAGTGATGATGCGCTTTAATGATGTCATATACGCATTGCCAGCACTACCATTTCTCATTATTTTATCAGTTACAATTAGCAACAGCATATTTGTTCTAGTAGGATTTTTGATGATTTTTGGATGGGTAGGCATTGCAAAAGTTGCCAGAAGCATGTCATTACAAATCAAAACTAGAGGATATGTAGATGCTGCAAATATGATGGGACAAAAAAATTCCAAAATTGTACTCAAACATATCTTGCCTCAATTACTGCCCTATGCATTTGCAAGTATTGCAATATCAGTACCTGCAGCAATTACTACAGAGGCCGGTTTGAGTTTCTTGGGGTTAGGCGATCCATCATTTCCAACATGGGGGCATATTCTTCACGATGCAAATACATTTGGCGCTGCAGCAAGAGGATTGTGGTGGTGGATAATGCCGCCAGGAGTAATGATTGCAATTGCAGGTCTGGCATTTGTGTTTATAGGAAACGCATTAGATGCTATTGTCAATCCAAAACTAAAAAGATGA
- a CDS encoding PAS domain-containing protein, whose translation MPQTEARKTLKDAPVMWRRINSIGAILDCNSTYASNLGYAKSEILGKTIFEHVPKEEWETMNNSLKTWFETGKVTDRKITFKRQDGSTFPGLLQATSLYDENKNLLGSNTVIFDLTQMTDQKINEYQKFFKDANDRLDEIKEKEYNEFDKESKSEYDGLKEMFKMLSTMDLKSL comes from the coding sequence ATGCCACAAACGGAAGCAAGAAAAACACTCAAAGATGCACCAGTAATGTGGAGAAGAATCAACTCTATTGGGGCAATATTAGATTGTAATTCCACATATGCTTCAAATCTAGGATATGCCAAATCCGAGATTTTAGGTAAAACAATCTTTGAACATGTACCTAAAGAAGAATGGGAGACTATGAATAATTCCCTCAAAACATGGTTTGAAACAGGCAAAGTGACAGATAGAAAAATTACCTTTAAAAGACAAGATGGAAGTACATTTCCAGGATTATTGCAAGCCACTAGCCTATATGATGAAAACAAGAATCTTCTTGGAAGTAATACAGTTATTTTTGATTTAACTCAAATGACAGATCAAAAAATTAACGAATATCAAAAATTTTTCAAAGATGCAAATGACAGATTAGATGAGATTAAAGAGAAAGAATACAATGAATTTGACAAAGAATCAAAATCAGAATATGACGGACTAAAAGAGATGTTCAAAATGTTATCTACTATGGACTTAAAAAGTCTTTAA
- a CDS encoding histone, with protein MAQTKAQRSAAAQKAARTRKRNAKLKAEAAAKTAAKRKRSTAAKKRAAASAPKRKTASRKAPTKRKAPKRAIKSTIKSKGKKR; from the coding sequence ATGGCACAAACAAAAGCCCAACGTAGTGCTGCAGCACAAAAAGCTGCTAGAACTCGTAAAAGAAATGCAAAACTAAAGGCAGAAGCTGCAGCAAAGACTGCAGCCAAGCGAAAGAGATCAACTGCTGCTAAAAAAAGAGCAGCAGCAAGTGCTCCAAAAAGAAAAACTGCTTCTAGAAAGGCCCCTACAAAAAGAAAGGCCCCAAAAAGAGCAATAAAGAGTACAATAAAATCAAAAGGAAAGAAGCGATAA
- a CDS encoding ABC transporter permease yields MKRYVATRLATMFGVLMITLLITIALVGSNMDTILKQGIVFQVRSEITENPAIVESFSSVDEFEEFIQNQIDQRTKVLGLDEPWYSPQRIGFTMYKILLLDFGHATFLTSDVGSSDVKDIIFEKLPRTILLFTTATIIISIIGIFLGSLSASKVGSIIDRITSSFAIISSSFPVWWIGMLMIFLFAFTYQIFPARATPDIPTTDPEYIGSLLYHMALPLITIVMIGFGSWAYLVRNFMVGIMQEDFIMAKRTIGIKQKKIIYIHALKNAAPPIVTILALSLSGSLGGAIITEAVFDWPGMGRLYFEAITVMDLPVIIGATYILTVFFLVSIFIADLLYGYFDPRVRTGQ; encoded by the coding sequence ATGAAAAGATATGTTGCCACACGTTTGGCAACAATGTTTGGGGTTCTAATGATTACATTGCTAATTACAATTGCATTAGTTGGCTCAAATATGGACACCATTCTCAAACAAGGAATAGTGTTTCAGGTAAGATCAGAGATAACTGAAAATCCAGCAATTGTTGAAAGTTTTTCATCTGTTGATGAGTTTGAGGAGTTTATACAAAATCAAATTGATCAAAGAACCAAAGTTTTAGGATTAGATGAACCATGGTATTCACCACAAAGAATAGGATTTACAATGTACAAAATTTTGCTTTTAGATTTTGGTCATGCCACATTTCTTACTAGTGATGTAGGGTCATCAGATGTAAAAGATATCATATTTGAGAAACTTCCAAGAACGATTCTTCTATTTACGACAGCCACCATAATAATTTCAATAATTGGGATTTTCTTAGGATCATTATCTGCAAGTAAAGTGGGTTCAATTATAGACAGAATTACATCTAGTTTTGCAATTATTAGTTCTAGTTTTCCGGTATGGTGGATAGGAATGCTAATGATATTTCTATTTGCATTCACATATCAAATATTTCCAGCAAGAGCAACACCAGACATTCCTACAACAGATCCAGAATACATTGGTTCGTTGTTATACCACATGGCATTGCCACTAATTACAATTGTAATGATTGGATTTGGATCATGGGCATATTTGGTAAGAAATTTCATGGTAGGAATTATGCAAGAAGATTTTATCATGGCAAAAAGGACAATTGGAATAAAACAAAAAAAGATAATATACATACACGCACTAAAAAATGCAGCACCCCCCATTGTTACAATTTTAGCTCTTAGTCTATCAGGTTCTCTAGGAGGGGCAATAATTACAGAAGCAGTATTTGATTGGCCCGGAATGGGCAGATTATATTTTGAGGCAATAACAGTTATGGACTTGCCTGTAATAATCGGAGCCACATACATCCTAACAGTATTTTTTCTAGTCAGTATATTTATTGCAGATTTACTGTATGGGTACTTTGATCCGAGGGTGAGAACTGGTCAATGA
- a CDS encoding nitroreductase family protein, whose protein sequence is MGPDVKEEKIYPLGYEPHVTPEKTDPNVRNQLINFILKSGPTEVVDTDLFAVMAKRRSTRKFLDKPVETAKIDKIIAAADTAPTAGNYQGFEIFYVKSPEKKKQLVEACNKQPYVDAPVVLVFCKNPSRVKFDFPEYVLKKFAIQDATLAAGYSQLAAQALGLSSIWIGMFDEQKVMDVIGTDLVPSSVLCIGYPQQTKFPKPRRNLKDLVHVTW, encoded by the coding sequence ATGGGCCCTGATGTAAAAGAAGAGAAAATTTATCCTTTAGGTTATGAGCCACATGTAACACCTGAAAAGACTGATCCAAATGTACGAAATCAATTAATTAATTTCATTTTAAAATCAGGACCCACTGAAGTCGTTGATACTGACTTGTTTGCTGTTATGGCAAAAAGACGTTCAACAAGAAAGTTTTTAGATAAACCTGTTGAGACTGCAAAAATTGATAAAATTATTGCAGCAGCTGATACTGCTCCTACAGCTGGTAACTATCAGGGGTTTGAAATTTTTTATGTAAAAAGCCCTGAAAAGAAAAAACAACTAGTTGAGGCATGTAACAAACAACCTTATGTCGATGCTCCAGTCGTGTTGGTTTTTTGCAAAAACCCCTCTAGAGTAAAATTTGATTTTCCTGAATATGTTTTAAAGAAATTTGCCATTCAAGATGCTACTTTGGCTGCAGGCTACTCCCAATTGGCAGCACAAGCTTTGGGTTTGAGTTCAATTTGGATTGGCATGTTTGATGAGCAAAAAGTGATGGATGTAATTGGGACTGATTTAGTTCCTTCCTCCGTATTATGTATCGGATATCCTCAACAAACCAAATTCCCAAAACCAAGACGAAATCTCAAGGACTTGGTTCATGTTACATGGTAA
- a CDS encoding PAC2 family protein has protein sequence MEFKQDEEPNVEKPILIAAMQDMGNVGSIVINFINESLRTKTFRISKTPFPTYIVDRGGYIDLPDESWDYKYTDDLIVFGGGKGQPQNTSELNALCQDVIDVAKKYSAKFIYTLGGFHTNRMFNNNPRTYITTTSQELTKQMEGLGVDITPQKSIITGFNGLILGFAKKNGIHGIGMYGELNEPEIPQYRAAISIIKTLEKLTYRKFGDTSRLEVMAQEIERKFKN, from the coding sequence ATGGAATTCAAACAGGACGAAGAGCCAAATGTTGAAAAACCAATACTGATTGCTGCAATGCAAGACATGGGAAACGTTGGCAGTATTGTAATAAATTTTATCAACGAATCATTAAGAACAAAAACATTTAGAATATCAAAAACTCCTTTTCCAACATATATTGTAGATAGAGGAGGATATATTGATCTTCCCGATGAAAGTTGGGATTACAAATACACAGATGATTTGATTGTTTTTGGAGGAGGTAAAGGCCAACCACAAAATACTAGTGAGTTAAATGCACTTTGTCAAGATGTAATTGATGTGGCAAAAAAATATTCTGCTAAATTCATCTACACACTTGGTGGCTTTCACACAAATAGAATGTTCAATAATAATCCTAGAACATACATCACTACAACATCACAAGAGCTAACAAAACAGATGGAGGGGTTAGGTGTAGACATTACTCCACAAAAATCAATCATCACAGGTTTTAATGGATTAATTTTGGGGTTTGCAAAAAAGAATGGAATTCACGGGATTGGGATGTATGGAGAGTTAAATGAGCCCGAAATACCGCAATATCGAGCAGCAATCAGCATAATCAAAACTCTTGAAAAATTAACCTATAGAAAATTTGGAGATACAAGTAGACTAGAAGTGATGGCACAAGAAATTGAAAGAAAATTTAAAAATTAA
- a CDS encoding SRPBCC family protein, giving the protein MAKIQKKSFHTGTVKKTIKIKASNHKVWRKISNIVGLPTWLVDVKDTVYLSKKKKGVGAIRLITFADGNEIEEHVVAWKTGEYFTYIATEGLPLRAYVATISIKPKSKNLVELTWESYINSKKMTEKQFTDFLVFMGSFYEASLENLKALLEK; this is encoded by the coding sequence ATGGCAAAAATTCAAAAAAAATCATTTCATACAGGCACGGTAAAAAAAACAATAAAGATCAAGGCATCAAATCATAAAGTTTGGAGGAAAATTAGCAATATTGTTGGGCTTCCCACATGGCTAGTAGATGTAAAAGATACAGTATATCTTTCTAAAAAGAAAAAAGGAGTGGGTGCAATACGATTAATCACTTTTGCTGACGGTAATGAAATAGAAGAGCATGTAGTAGCATGGAAAACTGGAGAATATTTTACATATATTGCCACAGAAGGATTGCCACTTAGAGCATATGTTGCAACAATATCAATCAAACCAAAATCAAAAAATCTTGTGGAGTTAACATGGGAATCATATATCAATAGTAAAAAAATGACAGAAAAACAATTCACAGATTTTCTTGTATTCATGGGTTCATTTTATGAGGCATCATTAGAAAATCTCAAAGCACTGTTAGAAAAATAA
- a CDS encoding Lrp/AsnC ligand binding domain-containing protein yields MTDAYVMLNCELGAETEIIEKLKEIEQVADVFETIGTHDMLVKLQAENFEKIREIVSWNIQKLDKVRSTATLIKKDN; encoded by the coding sequence ATGACTGATGCTTATGTGATGTTAAATTGTGAGTTGGGTGCAGAGACTGAAATAATCGAAAAACTCAAAGAGATTGAACAAGTCGCAGATGTTTTTGAAACTATTGGAACTCATGATATGCTAGTAAAATTACAGGCAGAGAATTTTGAGAAGATCAGGGAAATTGTTTCATGGAATATTCAAAAATTAGACAAAGTTCGTTCTACTGCAACCCTCATAAAAAAAGATAATTAA
- the fen gene encoding flap endonuclease-1 has translation MGLNLKDLVVREKTTLEAFSNKVIAIDAYNAIYQFLASIRGPDGLQLSDAEGRITSHLSGLLYRNVNFLSLGIKPVYVFDGKPPSLKTAEIERRKQIKMDATIKYEKAIADGNLEDARKYAQQTTSMKDGMVKESKQLLTYFGIPYIEAPSEGEATAAHLTNTGQAYASASQDFDSILCGAKRLVRNFTNSGRRKIPNKNTYIDIVPEIIETQKTLESLELTREELIDVGILIGTDFNPNGFERIGPKTALKMIKQHSRLEDIPQIQEQLQEIDFQQIREIFLNPEVAEIDEIIFNDIDYEGITNYLVKERSFSEDRVNSTLNRLKKALEKKSQNLDQWF, from the coding sequence ATGGGCTTAAATCTAAAAGACTTGGTTGTAAGGGAGAAAACAACTCTTGAAGCATTTTCAAATAAAGTAATTGCAATTGATGCGTACAATGCAATCTATCAGTTTTTAGCAAGCATTAGAGGTCCAGATGGATTACAACTATCAGATGCAGAAGGCAGGATTACAAGTCATCTTAGCGGTCTTCTTTATAGAAATGTGAATTTCCTATCTTTAGGAATAAAACCAGTATACGTATTTGATGGAAAGCCCCCATCCTTAAAAACTGCGGAAATCGAGCGTAGAAAACAAATCAAAATGGATGCCACAATAAAATATGAAAAAGCCATTGCAGATGGAAACCTAGAAGATGCCAGAAAATATGCTCAGCAAACTACCAGTATGAAAGATGGTATGGTAAAAGAATCAAAACAACTTCTAACATATTTTGGCATACCATACATTGAAGCCCCATCAGAAGGAGAAGCAACTGCAGCTCATCTTACAAACACTGGTCAAGCATACGCCTCTGCAAGTCAAGATTTTGATTCAATTTTATGTGGCGCAAAAAGACTTGTTAGGAATTTTACAAATAGCGGAAGAAGGAAAATACCAAACAAAAACACATACATCGACATCGTTCCAGAAATTATTGAAACACAGAAAACACTAGAATCATTAGAATTAACACGAGAAGAACTTATAGATGTAGGAATTTTAATTGGAACTGATTTTAATCCAAACGGTTTTGAACGAATCGGTCCAAAGACAGCACTAAAGATGATCAAACAACATTCAAGATTAGAAGACATACCTCAAATTCAAGAACAGTTACAAGAAATCGATTTTCAACAAATTCGAGAAATATTTTTGAATCCAGAAGTTGCAGAGATAGATGAAATTATTTTTAACGACATAGACTATGAGGGAATAACTAATTATCTTGTAAAGGAACGAAGTTTTTCTGAAGACAGAGTCAACTCTACATTAAACAGATTAAAAAAAGCATTAGAGAAAAAAAGTCAAAACTTAGATCAGTGGTTTTAA
- a CDS encoding CxxC-x17-CxxC domain-containing protein, translating to MSQDRKMYKCTCADCGKDSEVPFEPKEGRPVYCKECLPKHRK from the coding sequence ATGTCACAAGACAGAAAAATGTACAAATGTACATGTGCTGACTGCGGAAAAGATTCTGAGGTTCCATTTGAACCAAAAGAAGGCAGACCAGTATATTGCAAAGAATGTTTACCAAAACACAGAAAGTAG
- a CDS encoding DNA-binding protein, with translation MLDNTTDTIFIGKKPLMSYVTSAIIQLASLDSITIKARGMSIGLAVDVTQVLLKKTNVFEVGCVKINSESLESQDGRKRDVSTIEIPISKKAK, from the coding sequence ATGTTAGATAATACTACTGACACGATTTTCATTGGAAAGAAACCTCTAATGTCATACGTTACTTCTGCAATAATTCAATTAGCATCACTTGACTCTATTACCATTAAAGCTAGAGGAATGAGTATTGGCTTGGCAGTTGATGTCACTCAAGTCCTTTTGAAAAAAACAAATGTGTTTGAAGTCGGATGTGTTAAAATTAATTCTGAATCTCTTGAATCTCAAGATGGACGAAAAAGAGATGTTTCAACAATTGAAATTCCAATTTCAAAGAAAGCAAAATAA
- a CDS encoding arsenate reductase family protein — MKVFHKPTCITCKKTISEIERMRVDIEKRDFFKDPFSEAELKKIVKMTGKKPSELLRKRDKMFKELNLENNKKTDAQIIKLMVKYPGLILRPIIISKNKAYIGKVDPAKIK; from the coding sequence TTGAAAGTATTTCACAAACCCACATGCATTACATGCAAAAAAACCATATCAGAAATAGAAAGAATGCGTGTAGATATTGAAAAGAGGGATTTTTTTAAAGATCCATTCTCTGAGGCAGAATTAAAAAAGATAGTAAAAATGACGGGGAAAAAGCCATCAGAACTCTTAAGAAAACGAGATAAAATGTTCAAAGAATTAAATTTGGAAAATAATAAAAAAACAGATGCTCAAATAATCAAATTGATGGTCAAGTATCCAGGACTAATTTTAAGGCCAATCATAATATCAAAAAATAAAGCATACATAGGAAAAGTCGATCCGGCTAAAATAAAATAA
- a CDS encoding exonuclease SbcC has product MVFGWGKKKQEEKPVEDITQTKEIPLSDVKKIVADLAKLRESQTISEIKHLRNGTAPLIDDLIKIGDKLEKDTLNVDDIDKHLAIIVVRGKKQVIDIIKKGVVPLPEISSIDDAKKLDVSLNQILKKVGDVLGRQTRIIHIFAKKYAAQLKDSLEVMNQNHSEIHDILQNFENTKLTSEEILNTLKQIDKLKSKKIEKTQKIIDTHNELESTKEHIVSLQKSIEEIKSSDNYKKYIESKKLLESFENQKSRIKDEINFQFTKISRPLGRYEYASSLDKDQKNILTQLVNDPFDVLIPENRDSIILILENVRKGIASGSISVKDTEKTFSQITETEETLDGFISKVSEYYQKYKKMQDDLNSLRSEKLTALETELAKTSELKDDLELKSETFQGEIDEIDSTLPQLVSEIEKKLRSFSNTKYTVLMS; this is encoded by the coding sequence ATGGTCTTTGGATGGGGAAAAAAGAAGCAAGAAGAGAAACCTGTAGAGGATATTACTCAAACAAAAGAGATTCCTTTATCTGATGTAAAAAAAATTGTGGCTGATTTAGCGAAATTAAGAGAATCTCAAACTATCTCTGAAATAAAACATCTTAGAAATGGCACTGCCCCATTAATTGACGATTTAATCAAAATTGGAGACAAACTAGAAAAAGACACACTAAATGTTGATGATATTGATAAGCATCTTGCAATCATTGTGGTTCGAGGTAAAAAGCAGGTTATTGACATAATAAAAAAGGGAGTGGTACCCCTTCCTGAAATATCTTCTATTGATGATGCAAAAAAACTAGATGTCTCTTTAAATCAAATTCTAAAAAAAGTGGGTGATGTACTGGGTCGTCAAACTAGAATCATCCATATTTTTGCCAAAAAATATGCAGCTCAATTAAAAGATAGTTTAGAAGTGATGAACCAGAATCACTCTGAGATTCATGACATTCTTCAAAACTTTGAAAATACAAAGTTGACTTCTGAAGAAATTTTAAACACTTTGAAACAAATTGATAAATTAAAATCAAAAAAAATAGAAAAAACTCAAAAAATTATTGATACTCACAATGAGTTGGAATCTACTAAAGAACATATTGTCTCATTACAAAAATCAATTGAAGAAATCAAATCTTCTGATAATTATAAAAAATACATTGAATCAAAAAAACTACTAGAGTCATTTGAAAACCAAAAATCAAGAATCAAAGATGAAATCAATTTCCAATTTACAAAAATATCTAGACCTCTTGGAAGATATGAATACGCTTCATCTTTAGATAAAGACCAAAAAAATATACTAACACAATTAGTAAATGATCCTTTTGATGTACTAATTCCTGAAAACAGAGATTCAATAATTTTGATTTTAGAAAATGTCAGAAAGGGAATTGCTTCAGGTTCAATATCTGTTAAAGATACTGAAAAGACCTTTTCTCAAATTACTGAAACTGAAGAAACATTAGATGGGTTTATTTCAAAGGTATCTGAGTACTATCAAAAATATAAAAAAATGCAAGATGATCTGAACTCACTTCGTTCTGAAAAATTAACTGCATTAGAAACTGAGCTTGCAAAAACTTCTGAGTTAAAGGATGATTTGGAACTAAAATCTGAAACATTTCAAGGTGAAATTGACGAGATTGATTCTACCCTGCCCCAACTCGTCTCTGAAATAGAGAAAAAACTGCGTTCATTCTCTAACACAAAATATACGGTTTTGATGTCTTAA
- a CDS encoding Mov34/MPN/PAD-1 family protein → MLFKRKKFERKVILEKDVLDSILSYCQMKHPNEGILILKGKSKNGEIKIDGLVIPPFNYTGPTFAGFPHSFLPFDMSYVGIVHSHPSGSAEPSVTDLHNFFGLVSIIVKSPYSDDSVFAWDSSGNAIPISIK, encoded by the coding sequence GTGTTATTCAAAAGGAAAAAATTTGAGCGAAAAGTGATACTTGAAAAAGATGTTCTTGATAGCATTTTATCTTATTGTCAGATGAAACATCCTAATGAAGGAATTTTGATTCTTAAAGGAAAATCAAAAAATGGCGAAATAAAGATTGATGGACTTGTAATTCCCCCTTTCAATTACACTGGGCCTACATTTGCAGGGTTTCCTCATTCATTCTTACCATTTGATATGAGTTATGTTGGAATTGTTCATTCTCATCCTAGCGGTTCTGCTGAACCCTCGGTAACTGATCTTCATAATTTCTTTGGGCTTGTTTCAATCATCGTGAAATCCCCCTATTCTGATGATTCTGTTTTTGCATGGGATAGCAGTGGTAATGCCATTCCAATTTCAATAAAATAA